In Candidatus Rhabdochlamydia sp. T3358, the genomic stretch GCATCTGTAAAGAAAAAGCGCCGCGCAAAAATTGCTAAGCACAAAAGAAAAAAAAGAAGACGTCGCGATCGTCATAAAAAATCTTAAAAAGATCTTAAGATACCATCAACTATGTGGAAATATCCTGAAATATTTGATGTAATCGTTATTGGGGCAGGACATGCAGGCTGTGAAGCTGCTCATGCTTCTGCTCGCTTGGAAGTAAAAACACTACTTATTACCATGCAGCTCGATACGATTGCCAAAATGAGTTGTAATCCAGCTATTGGAGGTACAGCGAAAGGTCACATGGTTCGAGAAATCGATGCGCTAGGGGGCATCATGGGAAAGATAGCTGATCAAACAGCTATCCAACGTCGCATGCTCAATGCATCAAAAGGGCCTGCTGTTTGGTCCCCAAGAGCTCAATGCGACAGGTTCGCTTACGCATCGCTAATGAAGCATCGACTAGAAAAAACTCCTTTTCTAGAAATCAAACAAGGCAGTATTGAAACGCTCATCGTTGAAGAAGGTCGTATCCTGGGTGTTACCACTTTAGAAGGGATCGCTTTTTATGGGAAAACCGTAATTATCTCTTCTGGAACCTTTATGCGAGGCTTGATTCATATTGGTCAAACGCAATTTCCAGGAGGAAGGGCTGGCGATAAACCTTCCATGGGTCTTTCTAAAACCTTAGAGGAATTTGGTTTTGTATTAGGGCGCCTAAAAACAGGAACCCCTCCCCGTATCAATAAGCGCAGTATTGAT encodes the following:
- a CDS encoding AURKAIP1/COX24 domain-containing protein: MASVKKKRRAKIAKHKRKKRRRRDRHKKS